The following are encoded together in the Acidovorax sp. KKS102 genome:
- a CDS encoding AraC family transcriptional regulator produces the protein MGPNGLLSLRHYGASPGSHSHDHFQILLGLSGALDLEVAGRGVRVEPGGGCVIAPGDRHDFESTRGSICLVLDSAHPDWARCASPRRATTPPADALPLAHYLASALRQGRPLAQAHGPALLLEAWLTSARADASAPGPTRGRAIDWAALQQWAAQQWHRELTVADLAAQVHLSPSQFAARCRDDQGMGAMAWLRGLRLAQARVLRSTGMAVAEVAQRTGYRSPSALTAALRRAEHNA, from the coding sequence ATGGGCCCGAATGGTCTGCTCTCGTTGCGACACTACGGCGCCTCGCCGGGCAGCCACAGCCACGACCATTTCCAGATTCTGCTGGGACTCTCCGGAGCGCTGGACCTGGAGGTGGCGGGCCGTGGCGTGCGCGTGGAGCCCGGTGGCGGCTGCGTGATCGCCCCGGGCGACCGGCACGACTTTGAATCCACCCGCGGCAGCATCTGCCTGGTACTCGACAGCGCCCACCCCGACTGGGCGCGGTGCGCCAGCCCACGCCGTGCGACCACGCCGCCGGCAGACGCTTTGCCCCTGGCCCACTACCTGGCCAGTGCTTTGCGACAAGGCCGCCCGCTGGCGCAAGCCCATGGCCCCGCCCTGCTGCTGGAAGCCTGGCTCACCAGCGCCCGCGCCGACGCATCCGCGCCCGGCCCCACGCGCGGGCGCGCCATCGACTGGGCCGCTCTGCAGCAGTGGGCCGCCCAGCAGTGGCACCGGGAACTGACCGTGGCCGACCTGGCTGCGCAGGTGCACCTGAGCCCCAGCCAGTTTGCCGCGCGCTGCCGGGACGACCAGGGCATGGGCGCCATGGCCTGGCTGCGCGGCTTGCGCCTGGCGCAGGCGCGGGTGCTGCGCAGCACCGGCATGGCGGTGGCTGAGGTGGCCCAGCGCACAGGGTACCGCTCGCCTTCCGCCCTCACTGCGGCCTTGCGCCGGGCCGAGCACAACGCATAA
- a CDS encoding HPr family phosphocarrier protein yields MIKTRTTISNKLGLHARASAKLTKLAGSFPCDVFMSKGERRINAKSIMGVMMLAAGLGSEVELETSGDREQEAMDALLALIADKFGEGE; encoded by the coding sequence ATGATCAAGACCCGTACGACCATCAGCAATAAACTGGGCCTGCACGCCCGTGCGTCGGCCAAGCTCACCAAGCTGGCCGGCAGCTTCCCGTGTGACGTTTTCATGAGCAAGGGAGAGCGCCGCATCAACGCCAAGAGCATCATGGGCGTGATGATGCTGGCCGCCGGGCTCGGCTCCGAAGTGGAGCTGGAAACCAGCGGAGATCGCGAACAGGAGGCCATGGACGCCCTGCTGGCGCTCATTGCCGACAAGTTTGGCGAGGGTGAATAA
- a CDS encoding ATP synthase subunit I yields MKTIPPETEIEAEESDFKPLTAQEAQQWRSRHPPLSVWKVVAGQALVGMLVALVAWVLTGRAVVGWSAAYGALAVVAPAALFARGVLRHKASSNPRAAMVGFFGWEIAKIMLTVALLAAAPRLVPGLSWIALLIGMVAAMKTYWVALLVRPGVRKTD; encoded by the coding sequence ATGAAAACAATCCCGCCAGAGACTGAAATTGAGGCTGAAGAATCTGACTTCAAGCCCCTGACGGCCCAAGAGGCGCAGCAGTGGCGCAGTCGCCATCCGCCCCTCTCGGTGTGGAAGGTGGTGGCAGGTCAGGCGCTGGTCGGAATGCTGGTGGCCCTGGTGGCCTGGGTTCTGACGGGCAGGGCGGTGGTGGGCTGGTCTGCAGCCTACGGCGCTCTGGCAGTGGTGGCTCCGGCCGCGCTGTTTGCCCGCGGTGTGTTGCGCCACAAGGCGTCATCCAATCCGCGGGCTGCCATGGTGGGGTTCTTTGGGTGGGAAATCGCCAAGATCATGTTGACGGTGGCGCTGCTGGCGGCGGCACCTCGGCTGGTGCCGGGCTTGAGCTGGATTGCCTTGCTGATTGGCATGGTGGCCGCAATGAAAACGTACTGGGTGGCACTGTTGGTGCGGCCTGGTGTCCGAAAAACCGATTGA
- a CDS encoding DMT family transporter, translated as MQANLYALGAIALWASLASLGVSLTHIPPFLLTGIALIIGSVPAWPFVLRDPSQWRIPLRTLALGVYGLFAYHFLLFIALRHAPPVEANLVNYLWPLFIVVLSPVVLPGVALRLPHVLAALLGFGGAAIAIAGGRELSGTLAWGYLPALAAAFIWATYSLMTKRVAAFPTTAIGLFGLVSGALSLLCHGVLEPAVALQPRDWGLLAVLGLGPLGASFFMWDKALKLGDARQIGILSYITPLASTALLILVSGRTFTWSIALATAMIISAAVMGMRAH; from the coding sequence ATGCAAGCCAACCTCTATGCCCTGGGCGCTATTGCGCTGTGGGCTTCTCTCGCCTCGCTGGGGGTGTCCCTCACCCACATTCCGCCCTTCCTGCTCACGGGCATTGCGCTCATCATCGGCAGCGTGCCCGCATGGCCCTTTGTGCTGCGTGATCCGTCGCAGTGGCGCATTCCGCTGCGCACGCTGGCGCTGGGGGTGTACGGCCTGTTCGCCTACCACTTTCTGCTGTTCATCGCGCTGCGCCACGCGCCGCCGGTGGAGGCGAACCTCGTCAACTACCTGTGGCCGCTGTTCATCGTGGTGCTCTCGCCGGTGGTGCTGCCCGGTGTGGCGCTGCGCTTGCCGCATGTGCTGGCGGCGCTGCTGGGTTTTGGCGGCGCGGCCATCGCCATTGCAGGCGGACGCGAGTTGAGCGGCACGCTGGCCTGGGGCTACCTGCCCGCGCTGGCTGCCGCCTTCATCTGGGCCACCTATTCGCTCATGACCAAGCGCGTGGCGGCATTCCCCACCACGGCGATTGGCCTGTTCGGGCTGGTGTCTGGTGCGCTGTCGCTGCTGTGCCATGGGGTGCTAGAGCCCGCCGTGGCGCTACAGCCGCGCGACTGGGGGCTGCTGGCGGTGTTGGGTCTGGGGCCCTTGGGAGCGTCGTTCTTTATGTGGGACAAGGCACTGAAGCTGGGGGACGCACGGCAAATCGGCATCCTGAGCTACATCACGCCACTCGCCTCCACCGCGCTGCTGATTTTGGTGAGTGGCCGCACCTTCACCTGGAGCATTGCCCTGGCCACCGCCATGATCATCAGCGCAGCGGTGATGGGAATGCGGGCGCATTGA
- a CDS encoding PTS sugar transporter subunit IIA translates to MSPTSILIIAHAPLAHALRECALHVFADCGSSVAALDVQPNQPPEESLAQARIMLDQLGTDTTLVLTDVFGATPCNVAQRLVDGVRSRLVTGVNLPMLLRAVSYRAEPLDSVVSRAVVGGTQGVMQVAISAPQNQNRRNRHDQDPYDHQQ, encoded by the coding sequence ATGAGCCCCACCAGCATCCTCATCATTGCCCACGCCCCGCTGGCCCATGCGCTGCGCGAATGTGCGCTGCACGTGTTTGCCGACTGCGGCAGCAGCGTGGCTGCGCTCGATGTGCAGCCCAACCAACCCCCCGAAGAATCGCTGGCCCAGGCGCGCATCATGCTGGACCAGCTGGGCACCGACACCACCCTGGTGCTGACCGATGTGTTCGGCGCCACACCCTGCAACGTGGCGCAGCGCCTGGTCGATGGCGTGCGCTCGCGCCTGGTGACGGGCGTCAATTTGCCCATGCTGCTGCGCGCCGTGAGCTACCGGGCCGAGCCGCTCGATTCCGTGGTGAGCCGCGCCGTGGTGGGTGGTACCCAAGGGGTGATGCAGGTGGCCATTTCCGCGCCGCAGAACCAGAACCGCCGTAACCGACATGATCAAGACCCGTACGACCATCAGCAATAA
- a CDS encoding cytochrome c, with translation MKAFAALTLAAAALTLSAPASAQFAKAEDAIKYRQSALFVMGQHFGRLGAMANGRAPFDAKVAQENADIVAQMAKLPWAGFGAGTDKGAPTKALPEIWTEQAKFKEHSEKLEAETVKLAAAAKTGNLDNLKTAFGATAGTCKACHDSFRAK, from the coding sequence ATGAAAGCATTTGCTGCGTTGACCCTGGCGGCTGCGGCCCTGACCCTGTCCGCCCCCGCCTCCGCCCAATTTGCCAAAGCCGAAGACGCCATCAAATACCGCCAGAGCGCGCTGTTCGTGATGGGCCAGCATTTCGGACGCCTGGGCGCCATGGCCAATGGCCGCGCGCCGTTCGACGCCAAGGTGGCGCAGGAGAATGCCGATATCGTGGCCCAGATGGCCAAGCTGCCTTGGGCTGGCTTTGGCGCCGGCACCGACAAGGGCGCGCCCACCAAGGCGCTGCCAGAAATCTGGACCGAGCAGGCCAAGTTCAAGGAGCATTCCGAGAAGCTGGAGGCCGAGACCGTGAAACTTGCCGCCGCCGCCAAGACGGGCAACCTGGACAACCTCAAGACCGCCTTTGGGGCCACTGCAGGCACTTGCAAGGCCTGCCACGACAGCTTCCGCGCGAAGTAA
- a CDS encoding MFS transporter: MTMSGSGSGSGGVLPRRAAVIVFLAFAFAYFLSALVRAVTATLAPTLAQEFSLHARDLGLLAGGYFLGFSATQLPLGTWLDRHGPKKVALGFLGVAVVGSLVFSAATGFSGLLAGRVLCGAGVSACLMAPLTGYRRWLEPVAQMRANSWMLMTGSLGMVASTLPVQWALPLVGWRPLFWGLAVLIAVSMVVIALWVPGWGPAGRAQAESGAAEAVPQGYGVVWRHPYFQRLAPLGFFCYGGMVAMQTLWAGPWMQRVAGYTALESATGLFWINVSMLCTFWTWGMVNPWLLRKGFGADRLMAMGLPLCSVVLLGIILAGPQAGGGAWALFCVSCTFVSLSQPAVAMAFPQALAGRALSAYNLVIFVGVFVVQWGIGLAVDAFAAAGLATVPAFQAAMAVYLACNAGAYAWFLLRGRRHNVLTTPTP, from the coding sequence ATGACGATGAGCGGCAGCGGCAGCGGCAGCGGCGGCGTATTGCCACGGCGGGCGGCCGTCATCGTCTTTCTGGCATTTGCCTTTGCCTACTTCTTGTCGGCGCTGGTGCGTGCCGTCACGGCCACCCTGGCGCCCACGCTGGCCCAGGAGTTCTCGCTGCACGCGCGGGATCTGGGGCTGCTGGCGGGAGGCTACTTCCTGGGCTTTTCGGCCACGCAGTTGCCGCTGGGCACCTGGCTGGATCGGCACGGGCCCAAGAAGGTCGCACTGGGTTTTCTGGGCGTGGCCGTGGTGGGCAGCCTGGTGTTTTCGGCGGCCACAGGGTTTTCGGGGCTGCTGGCCGGGCGCGTGTTGTGCGGCGCGGGCGTCAGTGCCTGCCTGATGGCGCCGCTCACCGGCTACCGCCGGTGGCTGGAGCCGGTGGCGCAGATGCGGGCGAATTCGTGGATGTTGATGACGGGCTCGCTCGGCATGGTGGCCTCCACGCTGCCGGTGCAATGGGCCTTGCCGCTGGTGGGCTGGCGCCCGCTCTTCTGGGGGCTGGCAGTATTGATCGCGGTGTCGATGGTCGTGATTGCCCTGTGGGTGCCAGGGTGGGGCCCGGCGGGGCGGGCGCAGGCCGAGTCCGGCGCTGCAGAGGCCGTGCCCCAGGGCTATGGCGTGGTATGGCGGCACCCCTATTTCCAGCGCCTCGCGCCGCTGGGGTTCTTCTGCTACGGCGGCATGGTGGCCATGCAGACGCTCTGGGCCGGGCCGTGGATGCAGCGTGTGGCGGGCTACACCGCGCTGGAGTCGGCCACAGGCCTGTTCTGGATCAACGTTTCGATGCTGTGCACCTTCTGGACCTGGGGCATGGTCAACCCCTGGCTGCTGCGCAAGGGGTTTGGGGCCGACCGACTGATGGCCATGGGGCTGCCGCTGTGTTCGGTCGTGCTGCTGGGCATCATCCTGGCCGGGCCCCAGGCCGGGGGAGGCGCCTGGGCGCTGTTCTGCGTGTCATGCACTTTCGTGTCTTTGTCGCAGCCCGCCGTGGCCATGGCGTTTCCGCAGGCGCTCGCTGGGCGGGCGCTGTCGGCCTACAACCTCGTGATTTTTGTGGGCGTGTTTGTGGTGCAGTGGGGCATCGGGCTGGCGGTGGACGCGTTTGCGGCCGCGGGGCTGGCCACCGTGCCCGCGTTTCAGGCGGCCATGGCGGTGTACCTGGCATGCAACGCTGGCGCCTACGCGTGGTTCCTGCTTCGGGGGCGGCGCCATAATGTGCTGACAACCCCCACACCATGA
- the atpB gene encoding F0F1 ATP synthase subunit A — MAAEAHAPTASEYIVHHLQHLQNVNQTKIVDFTVINYDSIIVGLVLGALTLLILWSAARKATSGVPGRFQAAVEMLVEMVDNQAKANIHNAESRKFIAPLGLTVFVWIFLMNFMDMLPVDLLPAIWAKIYGAAGHDPHHAYLRVVPTADLSTTLGLAFAILILRFWYSVKIKGAGGWAHELVSAPFGTSKNPIFALILGVVNLLMQIIEYVANTVSHGMRLFGNMYAGELVFMLIALMGGAAALSLSGVLLPVGHVIAGTIWTLFHILVISLQAFIFMMLALIYLGQAHNAH; from the coding sequence ATGGCCGCAGAAGCGCACGCTCCGACTGCAAGTGAATACATCGTTCACCACCTGCAGCATCTTCAAAACGTCAACCAGACCAAGATCGTTGATTTCACGGTCATCAACTACGACTCGATCATCGTCGGTTTGGTTCTGGGGGCGCTCACCCTTTTGATTCTGTGGTCAGCTGCCCGTAAGGCAACTTCGGGTGTGCCCGGTCGCTTCCAGGCTGCGGTCGAGATGCTGGTCGAGATGGTGGACAACCAGGCCAAGGCCAACATCCACAACGCCGAAAGCCGCAAGTTCATCGCTCCCCTGGGTCTGACGGTGTTCGTCTGGATCTTCCTGATGAATTTCATGGACATGCTGCCTGTGGACCTGCTGCCCGCCATCTGGGCCAAGATCTACGGCGCTGCAGGTCACGACCCCCACCACGCTTATCTGCGTGTTGTGCCCACAGCCGATCTGTCCACCACGCTGGGCCTCGCTTTCGCCATCCTGATCCTGCGCTTCTGGTACAGCGTCAAGATCAAGGGCGCCGGCGGCTGGGCGCACGAACTGGTGTCGGCTCCTTTCGGCACCAGCAAGAATCCTATCTTCGCCCTGATCCTGGGCGTGGTGAATCTGCTCATGCAGATCATTGAATATGTCGCCAACACCGTGTCCCATGGCATGCGGTTGTTCGGCAACATGTACGCTGGCGAACTGGTGTTCATGCTCATCGCCCTCATGGGTGGTGCTGCGGCCCTGTCGCTGTCGGGTGTGCTGCTGCCTGTGGGCCACGTCATCGCTGGCACCATCTGGACGCTGTTCCACATTTTGGTGATCTCGCTGCAAGCATTCATCTTCATGATGCTCGCGCTGATCTACCTTGGTCAGGCGCACAACGCGCACTAA
- the ptsP gene encoding phosphoenolpyruvate--protein phosphotransferase — protein MTFSVHGLAVARGIAIGRAVLVASSRVDVAHYFVEPSQVEGEIERVRQGRNAVVEELQRLQTDMPADAPHELTALLDVHLMLLQDEALTGGVKHWITERLYNAEWALTTQLEVIARQFDEMEDEYLRERKADLEQVVERILRHMKGVASPVAPPASSPRRHKQLGLQQDLLLDDTVDVPLVLVAHDLSPADMLQFKQSVFAGFVTDVGGKTSHTAIVARSMDIPAVVGARAASQLVRQDDWVIIDGDAGVVIVDPSPIILAEYGFRQRQVELERERLARLRHTPAITIDGHKIELLANIEQPGDAAAAVRAGAVGVGLFRSEFLFMGKSGNLPGEDEQYRAYCEAIDGMQGLPVTIRTIDVGADKPLDNKAHKDSYLNPALGLRAIRWSLADPAMFRTQLRAVLRAAAHGKVNLLFPMLAHTHEIQQTLAQVDLARGELDARGEPYGPVQLGAMIEVPAAALMVRTFLKYFDFLSIGTNDLIQYTLAIDRADEAVAHLYDPLHPAVLRLVGDVIAEGERQGKSVCVCGETAGDVTMTRLLLGLGLRSFSMHPAQILAVKQEVLRADTRKLAPWAQQVLDGDEPAVLLKG, from the coding sequence ATGACCTTCTCCGTCCACGGCCTCGCAGTTGCACGCGGCATTGCCATTGGCCGGGCCGTGCTGGTGGCGTCCAGCCGGGTGGATGTGGCGCACTACTTTGTCGAGCCCTCCCAGGTCGAGGGTGAGATTGAGCGCGTGCGCCAGGGTCGCAATGCGGTGGTCGAGGAGCTGCAGCGCCTGCAGACCGACATGCCCGCTGATGCGCCGCACGAGCTGACCGCGCTGCTGGACGTGCACCTGATGCTGCTGCAGGACGAGGCCCTCACGGGTGGCGTCAAGCACTGGATCACCGAGCGCCTGTACAACGCCGAGTGGGCGCTCACCACCCAGCTCGAAGTGATTGCGCGCCAGTTCGACGAGATGGAGGACGAGTACCTGCGAGAGCGCAAGGCCGACCTGGAGCAGGTGGTCGAGCGCATCCTGCGCCACATGAAGGGCGTGGCCAGCCCCGTGGCGCCACCGGCCAGCAGCCCACGCCGCCACAAGCAACTGGGCCTGCAGCAAGACCTGCTGCTGGACGACACGGTGGACGTTCCCCTGGTACTGGTGGCGCACGACCTCTCACCCGCCGACATGCTGCAGTTCAAGCAAAGCGTGTTCGCGGGCTTTGTCACTGACGTGGGCGGCAAGACCAGCCACACGGCCATCGTCGCGCGCAGCATGGACATCCCTGCCGTGGTGGGTGCGCGCGCCGCCAGCCAGCTGGTGCGGCAGGACGACTGGGTCATCATCGACGGCGATGCGGGCGTGGTCATTGTCGATCCCTCGCCCATCATCCTGGCCGAATACGGTTTTCGCCAGCGCCAGGTCGAGCTGGAGCGTGAGCGCCTGGCGCGCCTGCGCCACACCCCCGCCATCACCATCGACGGTCACAAGATCGAGCTGCTGGCCAACATCGAACAGCCCGGCGACGCCGCCGCTGCCGTGCGCGCTGGCGCCGTGGGTGTGGGCCTGTTCCGCAGCGAATTTCTGTTCATGGGCAAAAGCGGCAACCTGCCCGGCGAGGACGAGCAGTACCGTGCATACTGCGAGGCCATCGACGGCATGCAGGGGCTGCCCGTCACCATCCGCACCATCGACGTGGGCGCGGACAAGCCTCTGGATAACAAGGCCCACAAGGACAGCTACCTGAACCCGGCCCTGGGCCTGCGCGCCATCCGCTGGAGCCTGGCCGACCCGGCCATGTTCCGCACCCAGCTGCGCGCCGTGCTGCGCGCCGCGGCGCATGGCAAGGTCAACCTGCTGTTCCCCATGCTCGCGCACACGCACGAGATCCAGCAGACGCTCGCTCAGGTCGATCTGGCCCGGGGTGAGCTGGATGCGCGTGGCGAGCCCTACGGCCCGGTGCAATTGGGCGCCATGATCGAGGTACCCGCTGCCGCGCTCATGGTGCGCACCTTCCTCAAATACTTCGACTTCCTCTCCATCGGTACCAACGACCTGATCCAGTACACCCTGGCTATCGATCGTGCCGACGAGGCCGTGGCGCACCTGTACGACCCGCTGCACCCTGCCGTGCTCCGCCTGGTTGGCGATGTGATCGCCGAGGGCGAGCGCCAGGGCAAAAGCGTGTGTGTGTGCGGCGAGACGGCGGGCGACGTGACCATGACGCGCCTGCTGCTGGGACTGGGCCTGCGCAGCTTCTCCATGCACCCGGCGCAGATCCTGGCCGTCAAGCAGGAGGTGCTGCGCGCCGACACGCGCAAGCTCGCCCCCTGGGCCCAGCAGGTACTGGACGGCGACGAGCCCGCCGTGCTGCTCAAAGGCTGA
- the lipB gene encoding lipoyl(octanoyl) transferase LipB, which yields MTIDIRLLGRVDYASTVQAMQDYTATRTPSDPDTLWICEHPPLYTQGIAGKSDHVLDPGEIPVIATNRGGQVTFHGPGQVVAYPLIDLQRAGYFVKEYVYRVEEAVIRTLAHFGITGHRVAGAPGIYVRLDDPHSHAMLPQRPQKRTGAEAPTPDFEGLGKIAALGIKVSRHCTYHGVALNVDMDLEPYDRINPCGYAGLKTVDLSTIGVHTTWEEAAQVLGQQLSIRLAP from the coding sequence ATGACGATTGACATCCGCCTGCTGGGCCGCGTGGACTACGCCAGCACCGTGCAGGCCATGCAGGACTACACGGCCACGCGTACGCCTTCCGACCCGGATACGCTCTGGATTTGTGAGCACCCACCGCTTTACACCCAGGGCATAGCAGGCAAAAGCGACCATGTGCTAGACCCGGGCGAGATCCCCGTCATCGCCACCAACCGGGGCGGACAGGTGACCTTCCACGGCCCCGGTCAGGTGGTGGCCTACCCGCTGATCGATCTGCAACGCGCGGGCTATTTCGTCAAGGAATACGTCTACCGTGTCGAAGAGGCCGTGATCCGCACGCTGGCGCACTTCGGCATCACAGGCCACCGGGTTGCCGGTGCACCCGGCATTTACGTGCGTCTGGATGACCCGCACAGCCACGCCATGCTGCCCCAACGCCCCCAAAAACGCACGGGCGCCGAGGCGCCCACGCCCGACTTCGAAGGCCTGGGCAAAATTGCGGCGCTGGGCATCAAGGTCAGCCGCCACTGCACTTACCACGGCGTGGCGCTGAACGTGGACATGGACCTGGAGCCTTACGACCGCATCAACCCTTGCGGTTACGCAGGATTGAAAACGGTGGACCTTTCTACAATCGGGGTCCACACCACCTGGGAAGAAGCCGCGCAGGTGCTGGGCCAGCAGCTCAGCATCCGGTTGGCGCCCTGA
- a CDS encoding YbeD family protein yields MTSSNPPPANGLDTQAADPRKDSLIEYPSKFPIKVMGAKVDGFVHAVTEVARQFDPAFDAATIELRDSRAGNYLGVTITITATSREQLDDLYRALSSHPMVKVVL; encoded by the coding sequence ATGACATCCTCCAATCCGCCGCCCGCCAACGGCCTCGATACCCAGGCCGCCGATCCACGCAAAGACTCGCTGATCGAATACCCCTCCAAGTTCCCGATCAAAGTCATGGGCGCCAAGGTGGACGGCTTCGTGCATGCCGTGACCGAAGTGGCGCGCCAGTTCGACCCTGCCTTCGACGCCGCCACCATTGAACTGCGCGACAGCCGCGCGGGCAATTACCTCGGAGTAACCATCACTATCACGGCGACCAGCCGCGAGCAGCTGGACGACCTGTACCGCGCGCTGTCCTCGCACCCGATGGTGAAAGTGGTGCTGTAA
- a CDS encoding cytochrome b/b6 domain-containing protein, which produces MTQHTVRIWDLPTRIFHWALAACIVGLVITANVGGNAMVWHFRLGYTVLALLVFRLVWGLVGGRWSRFSAFLYSPARLLQYLRGAPHPEDGIGHSPLGALAVFVLLAVLAAQVGTGLLSDDEIAFAGPLTQYVSNAVVGLATNYHKDIGQFLVLSLVGLHVLAIIFYVRVRKQQLIRPMLDGDKTLPEAAAPSRDDALSRIAALVVLALSAGVAWWVSSLAVPAF; this is translated from the coding sequence ATGACGCAGCACACCGTACGCATCTGGGACCTTCCAACCCGCATTTTTCACTGGGCCCTGGCCGCCTGCATCGTGGGACTGGTCATCACGGCCAATGTGGGGGGGAACGCCATGGTCTGGCATTTCCGCCTGGGCTACACGGTGCTGGCGCTGCTGGTGTTCCGGCTGGTCTGGGGCTTGGTGGGGGGGCGCTGGTCGCGTTTTTCGGCGTTTCTGTACTCGCCCGCGCGGCTGCTGCAATACCTGCGTGGCGCGCCCCATCCGGAGGACGGCATCGGACACAGCCCGCTGGGCGCGCTGGCCGTGTTCGTGCTGCTGGCCGTGCTGGCAGCCCAGGTGGGCACCGGCCTGCTGAGCGACGATGAGATCGCCTTCGCCGGGCCCTTGACCCAATATGTCTCCAACGCCGTCGTGGGGTTGGCCACGAACTACCACAAGGACATCGGGCAGTTCCTGGTGCTGTCGCTGGTGGGCCTGCATGTGCTGGCCATCATCTTCTATGTGCGCGTACGCAAGCAGCAGCTCATTCGCCCCATGCTGGACGGCGACAAGACGCTGCCCGAGGCGGCAGCACCATCGCGGGATGACGCCCTCAGCCGCATCGCAGCCTTGGTGGTGTTGGCGCTGAGCGCTGGCGTGGCGTGGTGGGTGTCGTCCCTGGCGGTACCGGCGTTCTGA
- the lipA gene encoding lipoyl synthase has translation MSTPEVVREAQSTEAYNPLAKQKAAAKLSRIPIKVEQGEVLKKPEWIRVKAGSPTTRFYEIKDILREHKLHTVCEEASCPNIGECFGKGTATFMIMGDKCTRRCPFCDVGHGRPDPLDKDEPLNLAKTIAALKLKYVVITSVDRDDLRDGGSGHFVECIQNIRELSPQTQIEILVPDFRGRDDRALEILKAAPPDVMNHNLETAPRLYKEARPGSDYQFSLNLLKKFKALHPNVPTKSGIMVGLGETDEEILQVMRDMREHNIDMLTIGQYLAPSNSHLPVRRYVHPDTFKMFEEEAYKMGFSHAAVGAMVRSSYHADQQAHAAGV, from the coding sequence ATGAGCACCCCTGAAGTCGTCCGCGAAGCGCAATCCACCGAAGCCTACAACCCGCTGGCCAAGCAAAAGGCTGCGGCCAAGCTGTCGCGTATTCCGATCAAGGTGGAGCAAGGCGAAGTGCTCAAGAAGCCCGAGTGGATCCGCGTGAAGGCGGGCAGCCCCACCACCCGCTTCTACGAGATCAAGGACATCCTGCGCGAGCACAAGCTCCACACGGTGTGCGAAGAAGCCTCGTGCCCCAACATCGGCGAGTGCTTTGGCAAAGGTACAGCCACCTTCATGATCATGGGCGACAAGTGCACGCGCCGCTGCCCGTTCTGCGACGTGGGCCATGGCCGCCCCGACCCGCTCGACAAGGACGAGCCGCTGAACCTGGCCAAGACCATCGCCGCGCTCAAGCTCAAGTACGTGGTGATCACCAGCGTGGACCGCGACGATCTGCGCGACGGCGGCAGCGGCCATTTTGTGGAGTGCATCCAGAACATCCGCGAGCTGTCGCCCCAAACGCAGATCGAAATCCTGGTGCCCGACTTCCGTGGCCGCGATGACCGCGCGCTCGAAATCCTCAAGGCAGCCCCCCCGGATGTGATGAACCACAACCTGGAAACCGCGCCCCGCCTGTACAAGGAAGCGCGTCCCGGTTCGGACTACCAGTTCAGCCTGAACCTTCTGAAAAAGTTCAAGGCGCTGCACCCCAACGTGCCCACCAAGAGCGGCATCATGGTGGGCCTGGGCGAGACGGACGAAGAGATCCTGCAGGTGATGCGCGACATGCGCGAGCACAACATCGACATGCTGACCATTGGTCAGTATCTGGCGCCCAGCAACAGCCACCTGCCCGTGCGCCGCTACGTGCACCCCGACACCTTCAAGATGTTCGAGGAAGAGGCCTACAAGATGGGCTTCAGCCACGCAGCCGTGGGCGCCATGGTGCGCTCCAGCTACCACGCGGACCAGCAGGCGCACGCAGCTGGCGTGTAA
- a CDS encoding TlpA disulfide reductase family protein has translation MAIKQWAAGVAVAAFAAVGAYVYLDTGRAEAPASTFVLLDGSSKSTADLKGKVTLVNFWATSCTTCVAEMPEIIATYNKYNSKGFDTLAVAMSYDPPSYVVNFAETRKLPFQVAIDNTGKVAKAWGDVQLTPSTFIVNKRGEIVKTYVGAPNFPELHQLIEKLLAET, from the coding sequence ATGGCGATCAAGCAATGGGCAGCAGGTGTGGCGGTGGCAGCGTTTGCTGCCGTGGGCGCCTATGTGTACCTGGACACGGGCCGCGCCGAAGCGCCCGCATCGACCTTTGTGCTGCTGGACGGCTCCAGCAAATCCACCGCCGACTTGAAAGGCAAGGTCACCCTGGTCAACTTCTGGGCCACGAGCTGCACCACCTGCGTGGCCGAAATGCCCGAGATCATTGCGACTTACAACAAGTACAACAGCAAGGGTTTTGACACCCTGGCGGTGGCCATGAGCTACGACCCCCCCAGCTACGTGGTGAACTTTGCCGAGACACGCAAGCTGCCCTTCCAGGTGGCCATCGACAACACCGGCAAAGTGGCCAAGGCCTGGGGCGATGTGCAACTGACGCCCTCCACCTTCATCGTGAACAAGCGGGGCGAGATCGTGAAGACCTATGTGGGCGCCCCCAATTTCCCGGAGCTGCACCAGCTGATCGAGAAGCTGCTGGCAGAAACCTGA